In a genomic window of Wyeomyia smithii strain HCP4-BCI-WySm-NY-G18 chromosome 1, ASM2978416v1, whole genome shotgun sequence:
- the LOC129734068 gene encoding uncharacterized protein LOC129734068, which produces MKLAIAFAALLALAAGCVRDDTDGRPACNAAEMTQRFWRNNWDPTAYWVCETANVAATPMRCPTEGMFDSATLTCINWSDWVWTETCKPPSQV; this is translated from the exons ATGAAAC TCGCAATCGCCTTTGCCGCTCTGCTTGCCCTGGCTGCCGGGTGCGTCCGGGACGACACCGATGGACGTCCGGCCTGCAACGCAGCCGAAATGACCCAACGTTTCTGGCGCAACAACTGGGATCCTACCGCCTATTGGGTATGCGAAACCGCCAACGTTGCGGCCACCCCGATGCGCTGCCCGACGGAAGGGATGTTCGACTCGGCCACACTAACCTGCATTAACTGGTCCGACTGGGTCTGGACCGAAACGTGCAAACCACCGAGCCAGGTGTGA
- the LOC129734065 gene encoding uncharacterized protein LOC129734065 — protein sequence MAKLYHLFAVFCVSILLALGQDLSCIDPGCSTEEDRAILWPFEDPNFFLQCEESPWELVRRPCMDKLLFDFQRQECVDPYKWEPPCPGEELLPQCPRVVCRTPHDQRRLWPHEDPSNFLQCVPAPRGGMEALTRECNAGTLFSWTLQRCLEAELWERDCTFEDTTTETTEETTEETTEGTTTPGTTAEPERGICPVPICAVQDPRLYPHTDWTLYYACIPDVNGFWVPLERPCGAGTFFHFGRQLCVFMVDWEDFCL from the coding sequence ATGGCTAAACTGTATCACTTGTTCGCAGTTTTCTGTGTTAGTATTCTTCTCGCCCTGGGCCAGGATTTAAGTTGTATTGATCCGGGATGTAGTACAGAGGAAGACCGCGCCATACTGTGGCCCTTCGAGGATCCCAATTTCTTCCTCCAATGCGAGGAATCACCGTGGGAGCTTGTGAGAAGACCCTGCATGGACAAGCTGCTGTTCGACTTCCAGCGCCAAGAATGTGTTGATCCCTACAAGTGGGAACCGCCATGCCCAGGAGAGGAGCTTCTACCGCAATGTCCGCGGGTAGTGTGTAGAACGCCGCACGATCAGCGCAGATTGTGGCCTCACGAAGATCCCAGCAATTTTCTGCAGTGTGTTCCGGCTCCCCGAGGTGGCATGGAAGCTCTCACGAGAGAGTGCAACGCGGGTACGTTGTTCAGCTGGACTCTCCAGCGGTGCCTGGAAGCCGAACTGTGGGAACGGGATTGTACTTTCGAGGATACAACCACCGAAACTACGGAAGAGACAACGGAGGAAACCACAGAGGGAACAACCACTCCTGGGACTACGGCCGAACCAGAGCGAGGTATTTGTCCAGTACCTATCTGCGCAGTTCAGGATCCTAGGCTTTATCCGCATACGGATTGGACATTATACTATGCGTGTATTCCGGATGTTAACGGATTCTGGGTACCACTTGAGAGGCCATGCGGTGCCGGAACCTTTTTCCACTTTGGGCGCCAGTTGTGTGTTTTCATGGTGGACTGGGAAGATTTTTGcctttag
- the LOC129734067 gene encoding uncharacterized protein LOC129734067 yields MKVIVLVLMAMVVTIAARCVRDNTSGQPGCKKQEELSQGVWRHNHDPTAYWECSKLNEPAALKRCMSDSAFHPTLLECVSWDEWEWEPSCAPLSRPDN; encoded by the exons ATGAAGG TTATCGTGTTGGTGCTGATGGCAATGGTAGTGACCATCGCGGCTCGCTGTGTTCGAGATAACACCAGTGGTCAACCTGGATGCAAGAAACAGGAGGAGTTGTCACAGGGCGTCTGGCGTCATAATCACGATCCAACGGCTTACTGGGAGTGCTCCAAACTAAACGAACCTGCAGCGTTGAAACGGTGTATGAGTGACTCGGCTTTCCACCCGACACTTCTCGAGTGTGTTAGCTGGGACGAGTGGGAATGGGAACCTTCCTGTGCACCCCTCAGTCGGCCTGACAACTAA
- the LOC129734062 gene encoding uncharacterized protein LOC129734062, giving the protein MWRSLSGILIVCIILWPEPGLFEKLLPGSACIPRCVDQWEISTLWAAPSNSQYWKCEPVNDVEWAIWLLTCSSGTRFSYEHQLCLPEGYGRDSIVQCQNRNVKLPPPINFIGECPVPSCLTFEEINTLWAIPSPEYFLQCRPELDGAWVLHQMPCAIPTLFHFGKQTCVDPDDWEACDGQVSPEDPTDSPITTTVIVPTTTPTDPPTTAVPTNPPTTAVPTNPPTTAIPTNPTTVPTAPTIAPTDSPTVAPTTSPTASPSDMPSDPSDDVCIEPRCTTYQEINTLWPHVQPTFFYQCRPAAGGGWTPQEMPCALGTEFSFRAQVCVWPWQREDPCEDLGTTTVAPPITTPDPGTTPDPGTTAETTLTPEQTPEPTPDPVPTDPVKVDCLIPNCVYLQDDEILWPSREPQNFYRCVFLLDTVWIPFADRCPEGLYFSFDYQSCVDPLLWEDVCENVPIDVTTTQMTTLPTTEGTTDGELPLPVICGSPRCETVEERSIRWPSTVANTFYECVWVERWFQFVPFPRRCPNFQLFDFVSQDCVDAADWTDICPIYPTLPPSCPECCPTCAPTTATPDPDDPIIPEGLPVPIVCGEPRCNTELEKSFLWPDLNPNGFYFCMPTTSDWTEAYFVPCPENMYFQTMDQDCVEKEFYDDTFCPVFPPLPTVPTVAPRPSGCVQNFSATDFYPIVCDQPRCLTVQELGVRWPSTEKNAYYVCPTFSIYSLVQCEVGTQFDFLQQCCTSEPTEIEICPSYPIVPPVDIIPTCVTNFNPSSILPVPCDAPRCNSSEEVAAIWPSNQTTKYYQCAQNILSGTYTAEQHECPLNTEFDFYLQCCSSSPIVSSRDVCSILDLNVVPPLHNRPSNVVCDQPRCNTLDEQMYLWPSVDPSVFFSCETFWDGTSQPQRHQCSLGRWFIVQEQTCGDLWRHQNVCV; this is encoded by the coding sequence ATGTGGAGATCCCTTAGCGGGATTTTGATCGTTTGTATAATATTATGGCCCGAGCCTGGACTGTTTGAGAAGTTACTGCCGGGAAGCGCGTGTATTCCGCGATGTGTGGATCAATGGGAAATCAGTACTCTGTGGGCCGCTCCCAGCAATAGTCAGTACTGGAAGTGTGAACctgtgaatgatgttgaatggGCGATTTGGTTGTTGACGTGTTCTTCCGGAACTAGATTCAGTTACGAGCATCAGTTGTGCCTACCTGAAGGATATGGTCGAGACTCGATTGTTCAGTGTCAGAATCGGAATGTTAAACTTCCTCCACCAATCAATTTCATTGGCGAGTGTCCCGTACCTAGCTGTCTAACATTTGAGGAGATAAATACACTGTGGGCTATCCCAAGCCCGGAATACTTCCTGCAATGCAGACCAGAACTGGACGGAGCATGGGTGCTCCATCAAATGCCATGCGCCATTCCAACTCTGTTCCACTTCGGAAAACAGACCTGCGTTGATCCAGATGACTGGGAAGCATGCGACGGTCAGGTTTCACCTGAAGATCCAACTGATTCTCCAATTACAACAACAGTAATTGTTCCTACGACCACACCAACGGATCCACCTACTACTGCTGTTCCAACAAATCCACCAACAACTGCTGTACCAACAAATCCACCAACAACTGCTATTCCAACAAATCCAACAACAGTGCCAACGGCACCTACGATTGCACCCACCGATTCACCAACAGTCGCACCCACGACATCGCCTACAGCCTCGCCTTCAGACATGCCATCAGATCCATCTGATGACGTGTGCATCGAGCCAAGATGTACAACTTATCAGGAAATCAACACCCTTTGGCCACACGTGCAGCCAACCTTCTTCTATCAGTGCAGACCAGCAGCCGGCGGTGGTTGGACTCCACAGGAGATGCCATGTGCACTAGGTACTGAGTTTAGTTTCCGCGCTCAGGTTTGTGTATGGCCCTGGCAGAGAGAAGACCCGTGTGAAGACTTGGGCACTACAACTGTTGCACCGCCGATTACTACTCCGGATCCTGGTACTACTCCAGACCCGGGAACAACTGCTGAAACGACTCTGACCCCGGAACAAACTCCTGAACCGACACCAGACCCTGTTCCTACAGATCCTGTAAAGGTTGATTGCCTCATTCCCAACTGTGTCTATCTGCAAGACGACGAAATATTGTGGCCGAGCCGGGAACCTCAAAATTTCTATCGATGCGTTTTCTTACTAGACACTGTCTGGATTCCGTTCGCCGATAGATGCCCAGAGGGTTTGTACTTTAGCTTTGATTATCAAAGCTGCGTGGATCCGCTTCTATGGGAAGATGTGTGTGAAAACGTTCCGATTGATGTTACTACTACCCAAATGACGACACTACCCACCACGGAAGGTACCACAGACGGAGAGCTGCCCCTGCCAGTGATATGTGGTTCGCCCCGATGTGAGACGGTAGAAGAACGCAGCATTCGGTGGCCAAGCACGGTCGCCAACACTTTCTACGAGTGTGTTTGGGTGGAGCGGTGGTTCCAGTTTGTACCTTTTCCAAGACGCTGTCCGAACTTCCAACTGTTCGATTTCGTCAGTCAGGATTGTGTGGACGCAGCTGATTGGACCGACATTTGTCCGATTTATCCGACTCTTCCACCGAGTTGCCCAGAATGCTGTCCCACGTGCGCCCCGACCACTGCCACACCCGATCCAGACGATCCAATAATTCCGGAAGGTTTACCTGTACCCATCGTATGCGGTGAGCCACGTTGTAATACAGAGTTGGAAAAGAGTTTCTTGTGGCCCGATTTGAATCCAAATGGATTCTATTTTTGTATGCCAACCACTTCTGACTGGACAGAAGCATACTTTGTTCCGTGTCCTGAGAATATGTATTTCCAAACCATGGATCAGGACTGTGTCGAGAAAGAATTCTACGACGACACGTTTTGTCCGGTGTTTCCTCCTCTACCGACAGTACCAACTGTTGCTCCAAGGCCTTCAGGATGTGTACAAAATTTCAGCGCTACGGATTTTTATCCCATTGTCTGCGATCAACCTCGGTGTCTCACCGTCCAAGAGCTCGGTGTTCGATGGCCTTCAACCGAGAAGAACGCTTACTATGTGTGTCCAACATTCAGCATTTACAGTTTGGTACAGTGTGAAGTGGGTACACAATTTGACTTCCTCCAACAGTGTTGTACGTCTGAACCAACGGAAATTGAGATATGCCCCTCGTATCCTATAGTACCACCAGTGGATATAATACCGACGTGTGTAACCAACTTCAACCCGTCCTCAATTCTACCGGTCCCTTGCGATGCTCCACGGTGTAACAGTTCAGAGGAGGTAGCCGCCATTTGGCCGTCCAATCAAACAACAAAGTACTACCAGTGTGCACAAAATATACTGAGTGGCACTTATACTGCAGAACAGCACGAGTGCCCACTGAACACAGAGTTCGATTTTTACCTTCAATGTTGCAGCTCCAGTCCGATTGTTTCTTCCAGAGACGTGTGCTCGATTTTGGATCTGAATGTAGTTCCTCCCCTGCACAATCGGCCGTCGAATGTAGTGTGCGACCAGCCACGGTGCAACACTTTGGACGAACAAATGTACCTGTGGCCTTCAGTGGATCCTTCAGTGTTCTTCAGCTGCGAGACATTCTGGGACGGGACCAGCCAGCCACAGCGACACCAGTGTTCGCTGGGACGGTGGTTTATCGTGCAGGAACAGACGTGCGGCGATCTGTGGCGGCATCAAAACGTGTGCGTGTAA